A genomic stretch from Lathyrus oleraceus cultivar Zhongwan6 chromosome 2, CAAS_Psat_ZW6_1.0, whole genome shotgun sequence includes:
- the LOC127118715 gene encoding jasmonate-induced oxygenase 2 — translation MGDMYSAYIPSTEHRPNFSTFVEVDEIPIIDLSETSQEKLISKIGKACEKWGFFQVINHGVPSDLMIKVENEAKKFFELSMEEKKKLKRDAFNATGYHDAEHTKKTRDWKEVYDFLVKDGIQTPSSEDPHDLGLCTQKNRWPQSLPHFRETMEEYSGKLQKLSYKLLELISLSLGLAGDKFLDCFKNQLSQTRINYYPPCPFPDLALGVGPHRDPCILTVVAQDDTGGLQVKKNSVGGWVPVKPIPGAFVVNLGDILQVWSNDKYESAEHRVVLNSQKERFSYPFFLFPGPHIMVKPAEELVSEKDPAKYKAYNFGKYYANRTHADYGNQDIEGKDIHRFKILD, via the exons ATGGGAGACATGTATTCAGCTTACATACCATCCACAGAACACCGTCCCAACTTCTCTACCTTTGTCGAAGTTGATGAAATTCCAATCATCGACCTCTCAGAAACTAGCCAAGAAAAACTCATCTCAAAGATTGGCAAGGCATGTGAAAAATGGGGATTCTTCCAAGTAATCAATCATGGAGTTCCCTCCGATCTTATGATAAAGGTTGAAAATGAGGCCAAAAAGTTTTTTGAGCTAAGTATGGAGGAAAAAAAGAAACTGAAAAGAGATGCATTTAATGCAACGGGGTATCATGATGCTGAGCATACTAAGAAAACAAGGGATTGGAAAGAAGTTTATGATTTTCTTGTTAAAGATGGAATACAAACCCCTTCTTCTGAAGACCCACATGACTTGGGGCTATGTACTCAAAAAAATCGTTGGCCACAATCCCTTCCACATTTTAG GGAAACAATGGAGGAATATAGTGGGAAATTACAAAAGCTATCATACAAGTTGTTGGAGTTAATTTCATTGAGCTTAGGCTTAGCTGGTGACAAATTCCTTGACTGCTTCAAGAACCAACTAAGCCAAACGAGGATCAATTACTATCCTCCATGTCCTTTCCCTGATTTGGCACTTGGTGTTGGTCCTCACAGGGATCCTTGTATCTTGACTGTGGTTGCACAAGATGATACTGGAGGTTTACAGGTTAAGAAAAATTCAGTTGGTGGTTGGGTTCCAGTTAAACCTATTCCTGGTGCATTTGTTGTCAATCTGGGCGATATTCTTCAG GTTTGGAGCAATGACAAGTATGAGAGTGCAGAACACAGGGTGGTATTAAACTCACAAAAAGAAAGATTTTCATATCCATTCTTCCTTTTTCCAGGTCCACATATTATGGTGAAGCCTGCAGAAGAGCTAGTGAGTGAAAAAGATCCTGCAAAATACAAAGCATACAATTTTGGAAAATATTATGCTAATAGAACCCATGCAGATTACGGCAATCAAGACATTGAGGGTAAAGACATTCATCGCTTCAAGATTCTGGATTAG